A genome region from Pseudobdellovibrionaceae bacterium includes the following:
- the ahcY gene encoding adenosylhomocysteinase, protein MSNTEMKAKATVDYRVCKEAMEDPKKFEELARWGREEITIAETEMPGLMALRAEYKGKSPLKGARITGCLHMTIQTAVLIETLVDLGAQVRWSSCNIFSTQDHAAVAMAAAGIPVYAWKGETEEEYNWCVEQTIVGWGNTPANMLLDDGGDLTNMMHEPRFAEEAKQIIGVTEETTTGVHHLYKMLQDGKLKFPAINVNDSVTKSKFDNLYGCRESLVDAIKRATDVMIAGKVVVVNGFGDVGKGSVGSFKGLGARVIVTEIDPICALQASMEGYEVMTMEEAAALGDIFVTATGCCDIIVGKHFEKMKDGAIVCNIGHFDIEIDMKWLSANSEVREIKPQVDLHTLKNGNRILVLAKGRLVNLGCATGHPSFVMSNSFTNQVMAQIEFYQNPKKYEIGVYMLPKHLDEKVAALHLGKVGAKLTQLTSKQAEYLGLKPEGPFKPEHYRY, encoded by the coding sequence ATGAGTAATACTGAGATGAAGGCCAAAGCAACTGTGGACTATCGCGTGTGCAAAGAGGCTATGGAAGACCCTAAAAAATTTGAAGAGCTAGCACGTTGGGGACGAGAAGAGATCACCATTGCTGAAACCGAAATGCCTGGCCTTATGGCTTTAAGAGCTGAGTACAAGGGTAAATCTCCTCTTAAGGGTGCTCGCATCACAGGATGTTTGCACATGACCATTCAAACCGCTGTGTTGATTGAAACTCTAGTGGACTTAGGCGCACAAGTGCGTTGGAGTTCTTGTAATATCTTTTCCACCCAAGACCATGCGGCTGTGGCTATGGCGGCAGCTGGGATTCCTGTTTACGCTTGGAAAGGTGAAACAGAAGAGGAGTACAACTGGTGTGTCGAACAGACCATTGTGGGTTGGGGCAACACTCCTGCCAATATGCTTTTAGATGACGGTGGGGATTTGACTAATATGATGCACGAACCCCGTTTTGCTGAAGAGGCCAAACAGATCATCGGTGTGACTGAAGAGACCACAACAGGTGTGCATCACTTGTATAAAATGCTTCAAGATGGAAAATTAAAATTTCCAGCGATCAACGTGAATGACTCGGTCACGAAATCTAAGTTTGATAACCTGTATGGCTGCCGTGAATCTTTAGTGGACGCGATTAAACGTGCTACGGATGTAATGATCGCAGGTAAAGTGGTTGTGGTGAATGGCTTTGGTGATGTGGGCAAAGGCTCTGTGGGATCTTTTAAAGGTCTAGGCGCGCGCGTGATCGTCACTGAGATTGATCCCATCTGTGCTTTGCAAGCTTCGATGGAAGGTTACGAAGTGATGACCATGGAAGAGGCGGCTGCGTTGGGTGACATCTTTGTCACTGCAACTGGATGCTGCGACATCATTGTGGGCAAACACTTTGAAAAGATGAAAGATGGCGCCATTGTATGTAACATTGGTCACTTTGATATTGAAATTGACATGAAGTGGTTAAGTGCCAACTCTGAAGTGCGTGAGATCAAACCACAAGTGGACTTACACACTTTAAAAAATGGCAACCGTATTCTTGTTTTAGCTAAAGGCCGTTTAGTGAATTTAGGTTGCGCTACGGGACACCCTTCTTTTGTGATGAGCAACTCTTTTACCAACCAAGTGATGGCACAGATTGAGTTCTATCAAAATCCTAAGAAGTATGAAATCGGCGTTTATATGTTGCCTAAACATTTAGACGAAAAAGTGGCGGCCTTGCATTTAGGAAAAGTAGGGGCGAAGTTGACTCAACTTACTTCTAAGCAGGCAGAGTACTTGGGACTTAAGCCTGAAGGCCCATTTAAGCCCGAGCACTATAGATACTAA
- the rimO gene encoding 30S ribosomal protein S12 methylthiotransferase RimO, giving the protein MKEVQASSTFKNDMAKSVYFSSLGCSKNLVDSQVMLGHMGLAGYELKTEPSEAQVIVVNTCSFIEEARKESIREILDLAENKETGNCEVLVVSGCMAQMYAKDIEAEMPEVDLIIGTGEYNKITQYLNAIEEGRIEKKSFVEVPKYIHTEFDPRLQTTPEYTAWLKVSEGCDRKCTFCIIPQLRGGLRSRSVESLVAETKNLVARGVKEINVISQDLSSYGMDLSEDKKSHQLYELLDGLENIEGLQWVRLFYYYPDELSDEVIEKIAASKKICHYLDMPIQHFSDLTLRRMNRKIKGELIFDRVKRLRERIPDIVIRTSVIVGFPGETEEDFQKLYQGIAECQFDHLGVFKYSDEEGAPAYRLGGKVDQDTIDRRFTEIYELQKAIVTQKNAKWLGKKLQVLVEGYHPETDLLINARHYGQAPDIDGQVIINDTEGMILKQGDLVTVEITDVMEYDLIARILP; this is encoded by the coding sequence ATGAAAGAAGTTCAAGCCAGCTCTACATTTAAAAACGATATGGCAAAGTCCGTGTATTTTTCCTCTTTAGGATGCTCTAAAAATCTTGTGGATTCACAGGTCATGTTGGGGCACATGGGACTTGCGGGCTATGAGCTTAAGACCGAACCCTCAGAGGCCCAGGTCATTGTGGTCAACACCTGTTCTTTTATCGAAGAGGCGCGTAAAGAGTCGATCCGAGAAATTTTAGATTTAGCTGAAAACAAAGAAACAGGAAATTGTGAAGTGCTTGTGGTGTCAGGCTGTATGGCTCAAATGTACGCTAAAGACATCGAAGCTGAAATGCCCGAAGTAGACCTGATCATCGGTACGGGCGAGTACAACAAAATCACCCAGTACCTTAATGCCATCGAAGAAGGACGCATTGAAAAGAAGTCTTTTGTGGAAGTGCCCAAGTACATCCACACCGAGTTTGACCCTCGTCTGCAAACTACGCCTGAGTATACGGCATGGTTAAAAGTGTCAGAGGGCTGTGATCGCAAATGCACGTTTTGTATTATTCCTCAATTGCGTGGAGGTTTAAGAAGTCGAAGTGTCGAGTCTCTAGTGGCAGAAACCAAAAACTTAGTGGCAAGAGGGGTGAAAGAGATCAATGTGATCTCCCAAGACCTGTCTAGCTACGGCATGGACTTAAGCGAAGATAAAAAATCCCACCAACTTTATGAGCTTTTAGATGGATTGGAAAATATTGAGGGCTTGCAGTGGGTGAGATTATTTTACTATTACCCCGACGAGCTTTCTGATGAGGTGATCGAAAAGATCGCAGCTTCTAAAAAGATTTGTCACTACTTGGATATGCCTATCCAGCACTTTTCTGATTTAACACTCAGAAGAATGAATCGAAAAATTAAAGGCGAACTTATTTTTGACCGCGTAAAACGCCTAAGAGAAAGAATTCCTGATATTGTGATTCGCACCTCTGTCATCGTAGGTTTTCCAGGTGAAACCGAAGAGGACTTTCAAAAGCTGTATCAGGGCATTGCCGAATGTCAGTTTGACCACTTGGGTGTTTTTAAATATTCCGACGAAGAGGGCGCGCCTGCCTATCGTCTGGGTGGCAAAGTAGATCAAGACACCATCGACAGACGGTTTACTGAAATCTATGAACTACAAAAAGCAATAGTTACGCAAAAAAATGCCAAATGGTTAGGCAAAAAACTGCAAGTTCTTGTTGAAGGGTATCACCCTGAGACAGATTTACTGATCAACGCCCGCCACTATGGCCAAGCCCCCGACATAGATGGCCAAGTCATCATCAACGACACCGAGGGCATGATCTTAAAACAAGGCGACCTCGTCACTGTAGAAATCACCGATGTCATGGAGTACGACCTTATCGCCCGCATCCTCCCTTAA
- a CDS encoding LLM class flavin-dependent oxidoreductase, with protein sequence MQFDIFFSICQTEVDGYMPDEATMLRQFFDQVKLADELGYGTAWIAETHLSCQTQKKTSFAVVPEFQGEIGLNTDVLQMAHKTFSITKNINVGSAIRNILCNGGPIAHAESIRTFLKLHSLNPDEKRRLQIGFASGRFDFANEPYGIRPRSTWEKTAWPALKGKILSEAIEIFLRLLKGEVISSEDIPIRYLSASDFRTPKDWQTVVKDYIAIDPQFSEDGSIAIPKFWTFEILELIPKEVDLSLLDLTIGTHDPNLQKLANEFLPVSVFNLSITPQEVIEATHKRMAEEFNAQGGGWTRGHMPRTALIFMDDTEGASEEEKNAKAKIKAEKAWTNYWKAMEGTLDPAKVAQAVGNAIYGSPTEIAKQIKSKYHPEDRLMLWFDFNNHDNEDIKRSMKMFKERVVTLLNRM encoded by the coding sequence ATGCAATTTGATATCTTTTTTTCGATCTGTCAGACAGAAGTCGATGGCTATATGCCTGATGAAGCCACTATGTTGAGGCAGTTTTTTGATCAGGTAAAATTAGCAGACGAGTTAGGCTATGGGACAGCTTGGATCGCAGAGACTCACTTAAGTTGTCAGACTCAGAAAAAAACTAGTTTTGCTGTGGTGCCAGAGTTTCAAGGCGAGATAGGTTTAAATACAGATGTTTTACAAATGGCCCATAAGACATTTTCTATAACCAAAAACATCAATGTCGGTTCGGCTATTAGAAATATTTTATGTAATGGTGGACCTATTGCTCATGCGGAAAGTATTAGAACTTTTTTAAAATTACACTCTTTAAACCCAGATGAGAAGCGCCGATTGCAAATCGGTTTTGCTTCAGGCCGATTTGACTTTGCCAACGAGCCTTACGGAATTCGCCCACGGTCCACTTGGGAAAAAACAGCTTGGCCTGCTCTAAAGGGAAAAATTTTATCTGAAGCCATCGAAATCTTTTTAAGACTTTTAAAAGGTGAGGTGATCAGTTCTGAAGATATACCTATTAGATATTTATCGGCCTCAGATTTTAGAACCCCCAAAGACTGGCAAACGGTAGTGAAAGACTACATCGCCATTGATCCTCAGTTTTCTGAAGATGGTTCCATTGCCATTCCCAAATTTTGGACTTTTGAAATTTTAGAACTGATTCCCAAAGAGGTGGATTTAAGTTTATTAGATTTAACGATTGGCACTCATGATCCTAATCTACAAAAATTAGCCAACGAGTTTTTGCCTGTATCCGTATTTAATTTATCTATCACGCCACAAGAGGTGATCGAAGCCACACATAAACGTATGGCTGAAGAGTTCAATGCTCAAGGTGGAGGGTGGACCAGAGGTCACATGCCCCGCACGGCTTTAATCTTTATGGATGACACCGAAGGTGCAAGTGAAGAGGAAAAAAACGCCAAGGCCAAAATCAAAGCCGAAAAAGCATGGACCAACTATTGGAAGGCCATGGAAGGAACACTTGACCCAGCAAAGGTGGCTCAGGCTGTGGGCAACGCGATTTACGGAAGCCCTACAGAGATCGCAAAGCAGATCAAGTCCAAGTACCACCCCGAAGACCGCCTGATGTTATGGTTTGATTTTAACAACCATGACAATGAGGACATTAAGCGGTCGATGAAAATGTTTAAAGAACGGGTGGTAACACTTTTGAACAGAATGTAG
- a CDS encoding M23 family metallopeptidase, with protein sequence MVVRFKKHGVWALSLSLFTALVSLSWHAYQGEAQFFSLVDEPDARHPQATVSIQDVSVLKSGAGLVSSSACTLSESDDSPFRVVQYTGSGTSHVENIRDQGGSVLYKMPNFSLVRLVEGRPAAEDNRYSFAEVVGTHQAEVSQRGVIDTSEDSKVYEGYVFNDSLSNIENHVFEVLDSEEKLFNAASAKHTFWMAKESNDRFVIVDCPSSSGKSKLVVFEVYDSSGSKRLGLVAVDPQDASIFRNIKVRTFSETRAYFQSGGSSGSNANSGGVVLLGDEDPKSGSGGSVILGQDDEGQSGSSDDEDELEDDDYDANVEESDNEYVIDDVPLYEGNMDYMICTSQTKLNVRPFNDVSTVLFEANPYEAIIPMESFNNDERFTQEVDGTEYTFLKVQFPDRDNAIGWVAESYVSEISRCVSYQQRLGDDQPIVCTASGTVNVRNEDLTDVLFQADQFEPLAIRSDASDIEKEYKSGDDTYTMVPVTFIDRGSEEGWITKEYVKKKKECTPYNTQSTANAASGGCCNFPLATRPTHDYTTGMRRFGANRSKGKRLHAGVDLYSKDRAPVYAVDSGTLRGFYKFYYDVYAIEVTHNNFIIRYGEVLNKMPAGLKVGRPVRMGQNLGWIWKIRQLNVKPMLHFEMYSSKRSGTLSGGGKYKRRSDLKNPTSDMRKWERKKFGTSY encoded by the coding sequence ATGGTTGTAAGATTTAAAAAGCATGGTGTGTGGGCCCTAAGCCTTAGCCTGTTCACGGCCTTAGTGTCGTTGTCATGGCACGCTTACCAAGGAGAAGCCCAGTTCTTTTCACTCGTAGATGAACCCGATGCTAGACATCCCCAAGCCACTGTAAGCATTCAAGACGTTTCCGTCTTAAAATCAGGTGCAGGACTTGTGTCATCTTCCGCATGTACACTTTCAGAAAGTGATGACAGTCCATTTCGTGTGGTGCAATACACAGGAAGCGGGACTTCTCATGTAGAAAACATTCGCGATCAAGGCGGTTCTGTCCTTTATAAAATGCCTAACTTCTCTCTTGTACGCTTAGTGGAAGGTCGTCCAGCTGCTGAGGACAATCGTTACTCTTTTGCAGAAGTTGTGGGAACCCATCAAGCTGAAGTCTCTCAAAGAGGAGTGATCGACACTTCTGAGGATTCTAAAGTTTATGAAGGCTACGTCTTTAATGACTCCTTAAGTAATATTGAAAACCACGTTTTTGAAGTTTTAGACTCCGAAGAAAAACTATTTAACGCCGCTTCGGCCAAACATACCTTTTGGATGGCCAAAGAGTCTAACGACAGATTTGTAATCGTAGACTGTCCATCAAGTTCAGGTAAATCAAAGCTTGTGGTGTTTGAAGTTTATGATTCCTCAGGTTCTAAAAGATTGGGACTTGTGGCGGTCGACCCTCAAGACGCTTCTATTTTTAGAAATATAAAAGTAAGAACCTTCAGTGAAACCAGAGCCTACTTTCAATCAGGAGGAAGTTCTGGCTCAAACGCTAATTCGGGTGGGGTAGTACTTCTGGGTGATGAAGATCCTAAATCTGGAAGTGGTGGCTCTGTCATTCTGGGCCAAGATGATGAAGGCCAATCAGGAAGTTCAGACGATGAGGATGAACTCGAAGATGATGATTATGATGCCAACGTGGAAGAGTCAGATAACGAATACGTCATTGACGATGTTCCGCTTTATGAAGGCAATATGGATTACATGATTTGCACTTCACAAACTAAACTGAATGTGCGCCCCTTTAATGATGTGAGCACGGTGCTGTTTGAAGCCAACCCTTATGAGGCGATCATTCCTATGGAGTCTTTTAATAATGACGAAAGATTCACTCAAGAAGTGGACGGCACGGAATATACGTTTCTTAAAGTTCAGTTCCCTGATCGCGATAATGCTATAGGTTGGGTTGCTGAGAGTTATGTCTCTGAAATATCAAGATGTGTGAGTTACCAACAAAGACTAGGGGACGACCAGCCTATCGTGTGTACCGCAAGTGGGACTGTCAATGTTAGAAACGAAGATTTAACAGACGTGCTCTTTCAAGCGGATCAGTTTGAACCTTTAGCGATCAGATCAGATGCTTCTGATATCGAAAAAGAATATAAATCAGGGGACGACACTTATACAATGGTGCCTGTGACCTTCATTGATCGTGGTAGCGAAGAGGGCTGGATTACTAAAGAGTACGTGAAAAAGAAAAAAGAATGTACTCCTTACAATACCCAATCCACTGCCAATGCGGCAAGTGGGGGATGCTGTAACTTCCCATTAGCAACACGCCCTACCCATGACTACACCACTGGAATGAGACGATTTGGTGCCAACAGAAGCAAAGGGAAACGTTTACATGCGGGTGTGGACCTTTATTCTAAAGATCGTGCGCCTGTGTACGCGGTAGACTCTGGGACTTTACGTGGATTCTATAAGTTTTACTATGATGTGTATGCCATCGAAGTGACTCACAATAACTTTATCATCCGTTACGGTGAGGTGTTAAACAAGATGCCTGCGGGTCTTAAAGTGGGCCGCCCTGTAAGAATGGGTCAAAACTTAGGTTGGATCTGGAAGATTCGTCAACTTAATGTTAAACCTATGCTCCACTTTGAAATGTACAGTTCTAAGAGATCAGGAACATTAAGTGGTGGTGGTAAGTATAAACGTCGTTCAGATTTAAAAAACCCCACCAGTGATATGAGAAAATGGGAACGCAAAAAATTTGGAACTTCTTACTAA
- the orn gene encoding oligoribonuclease, translated as MTGLDVTKEKIIEVAGIITDTDFNELSEYHAVIQQDQTILDAMDDWNKTHHAKSGLLELIPSGKDQNTVEQELITWTKEFFTEERAILAGNSIGQDRLFIDNHMQDFAATLHYRLLNVTSWKIPFWVQGIEMKKRNGHRAMDDIRESIEELKFYLSYVNFSSKNK; from the coding sequence ATGACAGGCCTTGATGTCACCAAAGAAAAGATCATCGAGGTTGCTGGAATCATCACTGACACCGACTTTAACGAACTTAGCGAGTACCATGCGGTGATCCAACAAGACCAAACCATCTTAGATGCCATGGATGACTGGAACAAAACCCATCACGCCAAATCAGGTCTTTTAGAGCTGATTCCAAGTGGTAAAGATCAAAACACTGTAGAACAAGAGCTGATCACTTGGACCAAAGAGTTTTTTACCGAAGAGCGCGCCATCCTTGCAGGAAACAGCATCGGTCAAGATCGCCTGTTCATCGACAACCACATGCAAGATTTTGCCGCCACACTTCACTACCGTTTGCTGAACGTCACGTCATGGAAGATCCCTTTTTGGGTTCAAGGCATTGAGATGAAAAAAAGAAACGGCCACCGTGCCATGGATGACATTCGCGAAAGCATTGAAGAACTTAAATTTTATTTATCCTATGTGAATTTTTCTTCTAAAAACAAATAA
- the map gene encoding type I methionyl aminopeptidase, translated as MDEKTLAFIEGMRIVGRLAADTLRGAGELVAPGVTPNQIDKWVYEYTMDHGATPATLNYHGYPKSICTSVNEVVCHGLPDDRPLEEGDIINIDVTSAYKGFFGDNSATFYVGEVSDAAKRITEAAYWAMHKGIEQVAAGKTTGDIGYAVNRYCTRQGFFPVEDIGGHGIGTVFHSEPFVPSVGKKGRGYVLKPWTCITVEPMVNETSAHLDERAIPGSTHHEYFTADRCLSAQFEHTLLVTDKGYEIMTLTSEGKEVRTF; from the coding sequence GGATGAAAAAACCTTAGCCTTTATTGAAGGCATGAGAATAGTAGGCCGTTTGGCTGCCGACACTTTACGTGGAGCAGGTGAACTCGTAGCACCTGGAGTGACCCCCAATCAGATTGATAAGTGGGTCTATGAGTACACTATGGACCACGGGGCTACCCCTGCCACTTTAAATTATCATGGTTACCCTAAGTCGATCTGCACTTCGGTCAACGAAGTGGTCTGTCATGGTCTTCCTGACGATCGCCCTTTAGAAGAAGGGGACATTATCAATATTGATGTGACCAGCGCGTATAAGGGCTTTTTCGGAGACAACTCCGCGACTTTTTATGTGGGTGAGGTGTCTGACGCTGCTAAAAGAATCACTGAGGCCGCTTACTGGGCTATGCACAAAGGCATAGAGCAGGTGGCTGCGGGCAAGACCACTGGGGACATTGGATATGCTGTAAACAGATACTGTACCCGTCAGGGCTTCTTCCCTGTCGAAGACATTGGGGGGCATGGTATCGGAACGGTCTTTCACTCAGAACCTTTTGTGCCTTCAGTGGGTAAAAAAGGGCGAGGTTATGTGTTAAAGCCCTGGACCTGCATCACAGTCGAACCCATGGTCAATGAAACTTCGGCCCATTTAGATGAGCGCGCTATTCCTGGCTCCACCCATCACGAGTACTTCACTGCTGATAGATGTTTATCCGCACAGTTTGAACATACATTGCTAGTGACAGACAAAGGGTATGAGATCATGACACTGACCTCAGAAGGCAAAGAGGTTCGAACTTTTTAA